aacttttgttattgtccgaatattgaccaaatacttattttccaccataatttgcaaataaataaataaaatattttttttatttttacagtttgtctgtcatagttgaagtgtacctatgataaaaagatgaggcttgtaattttcaagtgggaaaacttgcacaattggtggctgactaaatacttttttgccccacatatatatatatatattatatataattcaACATGGAGTTTTAAAAATAGCGTTTGAAGTTCTACATGAAACATGCTATCATGAATGACATTCGTGGCACGTGTTGTTGACGAAGTTGGGATACAATGATACAAATAAAGTGTTTATATACATTATTGACTATTTTATTTGTACATTTTATTACAGTATGGTAGTTATAGTTACAAAATATCCTAAAATGTTCAAATGGAAGCAAAATCCCTTTTTTTGTTTTTGCCTGTAGTGTCTGGCCTTAATGTCTcctgtcatttacatttacatttaagtctgcatctacatatttttaagggggggggtctttatcctatcctaggtattccttaaagaggtggggtttcaggtgtcagtGTCACTAACGTCATAATGTTAGCTACCTGCCATGACACACACCATTATTGATGCATGTAATGTTGACCCTTGTCTTTTCCATGCTCGCCAGGTCGTTTTACTGCCGACAACCTCAACAAGGCGAAGAATTTATGCAGCAAAACCGTTGGCGAGAAAATGAAGGTATAGGGGACATCTTGTGATGCTGGTGAACAATCCAGCCACCCCTCAGTCTTTACATAACCTAATGTTACATGGCTACCTGTTTTCCCCCCCTTCATTCTGACAGCATGTCATGTTCTATTCTATGTGCAGATAGAAAGAAACACTAACTGTTCACCCTGTTCTGGGGCTTTTCTGTTTACAGAAGAAAGAGCCAATTGGGGAGGATGATTCTCTCCCAGACGACACCCAGAACTTGGAGGCCCTAACAGCAGACACACTAGCGGTAGGTCAACTCGCTAGCTAGCACTTCATCTATATGCTGATTGACGTCTTTATGGAAGATTCTATTGGACTTGTGGGTCCCATACCATGAGTATTTTTaatgtctctttcctccctctagcCCCTCACGGTCACCCAGATCAAGAAGGTCCGTCTGCTTGTGGATGAGGCAGTGCAGAAATCTGACAGTGAGAGGGTAAAGCTGGAGGAGGAGCGCTTTCAATACCTGAGAGAGATCGGAAACCTCTTGCATCCATCTGTGCCCATAAGTAATGATGAGGTGGGTTGTCAAGGAATTGTAATTCCCATCACCAGCAATAAGGAGGTGGATGGAAGTAAACATTGCTTCTGGAAGAAAACACAAAATCTggtgtcttgtctctgtctcatGCATTTTGTTTTGCCTCTTTTTGTTTACTTTTCTACTCTCTAATTTCCCTCCGCTATCTCCCTGGCAGGATGCTGATAACAAAGTGGAGCGCACTTGGGGAGACTGTACTGTGCAGAAGAAGTATTCCCACGTGGACCTGGTAGTCATGATCGATGGCTACGACGGAGAGAAAGGAGCTATAGTGGCAGGGAGCCGTGGCTACTTCCTCAAGGCAAGTTCTTAGTCACACACTGTCACATGTAGCCAATACTCACAGGCCGATTCAAACCAGGTGTAATTCCGTTCAACTATGATCGTTATCCTTACTGACTCTTCCCCTTTTCTGTTTTTAGGGGCCACTAGTTTTCCTAGAGCAGGCATTGATCAACTATGCTCTGCGGATGCTCCACAGCAAGAACTACCAAATGCTGTACACCCCCTTCTTCATGAGGAAAGAGGTCATGCAGGAGGTGGCCCAGCTCAGCCAGTTTGATGATGAACTTTACAAGGTGTGATGGATTTCAAATGAACCTTCCATTTCTATTGCAGGACAGGGCTGATGTACAACTCTTTCATGGCTCTTTAATGTTTACACAAAGATGTAGATTTGATGTTCATTTTGTCAGAGAGCTTCTAGTCATCGCAGCAGTGGGTGGCGCTTTTCTCTCACCTCATCTCCTCATTTGAGTTCCATActtgtccactcaagcttaacGTTGTTGCCGTTTATTGCCCACCAGGTGCCCTTGgggagttcctcaatgagctaatTTCCTAACGATGGCTCACCGTTTGTCGTACTTGGCAACTTCAACCTCTCGAAGTGTGCCTTAGATTCACTTCTTTCCAGCTGTATTTCCCCTctgcctcttttgacctcaccctttcccaAAAAGGAGGGATATTGAACTTCCCGGAGGACCGATCATCCTTACATTCTCTACCTTCTCCTGTATGTGCTGCTAAGGCCATTTTCTATccctctaaatttcaagcatctgcacTCAGACAGAATTACGCTATGCCTTGACTTCTTTCTTCCCGCTCTCTCCATATGAAACCCTGCGACTTGAGGTCTGGTCGCgcgaccccatcccctcctccctttgCCAGACGGTCTCTTGAGACCTTCTCACTTCACTCATCaactcatctttgaccactgactgtatcccctctgacttcaaaatggtccgagtcgctcccctcctcaagaaaccaaaaCTCAACTCTTCTGACGTCAACTATAGaacttttttattttctttccaaaacacttgagcgtgcggcctctgaccatctctgtcgctgtctttctcagaatgatcttcttgaccctaaccagtcaggcttaaAGACAGGTCCCTCAAGCAAGACTGCTCTTCTTTGTGTCACGGAGGCTCTtcgcactgccaaagctgactctctcctctgttctcatctcctAGATCTATACACTGCCTTCGATgccgtgaaccatcagatcctcctctccaccctctcagggctgagcgtctcaggctctgcacactcttggattgcattCTACCTGACAGCCCGCTCTTACCAGGTGACGTGGTGAAGACGTTCGTATCTGCACCACACTCTCACGACGGGTGTCCCCctgggctctgttctaggccctctatacaccaagtcagtCACTCTGCTCAATCATATCATCACATGGTCTCCTATCATTACTATGTGGATGACACTCTGCTACTTTTCTCCTTCCGTCCTCCTGACACCCAGCTGGCAACATGCATCTCTGtatgcctggcagatatctcagcttgaATATCGGTGCAAAACCTCAAGCTCAACATCGAGAAGATGGCACTGCTCATCTTCTCGGAAGGCCTGCCTGCTCAAAGACCtttccatcacggttgacaactccacacaCCCCTCCCAGAATGCAAAGAACCTTGACGTGACCATAGGCGGCGACAcctgtcattctctgcaaacGTCAAAGCTttgactcgctcctgcaggttcatgctctaaaACATCCGAGGAGTACGACCCTACCTAGCATCTGGACTACTACAACTCAGTGTTGGCTGGGCGCCCTGCTTGTACCATGAAACCCTTGCaaatccagaacgctgcagcccaccTGGTTCAACCCTTCCGAGTTTTCCCATGTTACCCCActcctccactggcttccagtcgaagctcacatccactacaagaccatggtacttgcctacagagctgcaagaggaactgcccctccttaccttcaggctatgctcaaaccctacactcCAACCCGAGGACTCCAGCTCTCACTCTTACGGGAGGGCAGCaccagctcagcccagtcaaagcttttctctgtcctggcactTTAATGGTGGAACCAGATTCCCCTCGGAGCTAAGAAAGTCTCTGACCATCTGAAAACATCTggaaccctacctcttcaaagagtatcttaaatataCTTAAATCCCACAGCCTCATCCCCACCCCCTTTTATTTAGGATGATTTTatttactgtgatatgtggttggccAACTTAGCCATCTTAAGATTACTGcgctaactgtaagtcgctctgaataagtcTGTTAAATGACAAACATGTCAAATATGCTGATGTGGGTATTTTCCCCCTGAAATGATTCACTCTGTGCCCTCCCTGCTTGTTGTCTCTCAGGTGATTGGGAAGAGCAGTGAGAAGTCTGAGGACACGGCCATTGATGAGAAGTATCTGATTGCTACCTCGGAGCAGCCTATTGCAGCCTTCCTGAGAGACGAGTGGCTGAAGCCAGAGGAGCTGCCCATTCGCTACGCCGGCCTCTCCACCTGCTTCAGACAGGAAGTGGGCTCCCACGGCCGTGACACCCGAGGCATCTTCAGGGTGCACCAGTTTGAGAAGGTCAGTGGACATTTTCTCAAAGTAGATATGGGTGAGTCATGGTCGAGTCATGGTCAATGTTAAAAGGCCACAGCTTTGTTGGAGTACATTGTATTTTATAGGCCTAATTGAAGAAAGATGAAGTCCTGTTATTGATCATTTACAGATTATGTCAAGCGATGCACATTTTTCAGAGGAGAACATTGCTTTTTTTAATAGGGTCTCAGCTAATGATTGCCAAATACTAATCAACACTCTCCATTCAGATTGAGCAGTTTGTATTTGCTTCTCCTCATGACAACAAGTCCTGGGAGATGATGGATGAGATGATTGAAACTGCTGAGGAGTTCTACCAGACACTAGGGATCCCCTACCGCATCGTCAACATAGTCTCAGGTAGGTGCTGCAGATAGTTCTACTCAACACACCTGTTCCTCTCTGGGACGGAGACGTAATTATCACTGGCCAATTCCATACGAGATTGGCCAAAAGATATGATGATTTGGCCAATTCCCTACGAGATTGGCCAAAAGATATGTTTTAAATCATTCTGAGAGGACATCCCTAGATGTCCTTTGGGGGAAGGATGCCTAGCAGAGCTTTTGAAAGTCTGTATCCAAAATGATTATTGAGAAATAATTTATTAAAGTTTGGAAATGTGATGTTTTGACCATTCCCAGGGCTTCTGTGAGACACTACAACAATGTTTCAAATGACTGGCTTTGTATCCTTACCGTCTCCACTGAAATATACAATGAGTCTGTAGATGCTACAAAGCCAGTCATTTGAAACCTTATAGCGTCTCCActgaaatatacagtgccttcggaaagaattcagaccccttaactttttccacacggtcataaaattgattcaatatttttttccctcatcaatctacacacaataccccataatgacaaagtgaagacaggtttttagaaaatgttaatttgtttttttaaacataccttattcagagcctttgctatgagactggaaattgagctcatgtgcatcctgtttccattgatcatccttgatgtttctacaacttgattggagttcctctgtggagatggttgtccttgaaggttatcccatctctgcagcattccaccaatcaggcctttatggtagaggggtcagatggatgccactcctcagtgaaaggcacatgacggcCTGCTTGaattttgccaaaaggcacctaaaggactatcagacaatgagaaacaagtttctctggtttgatgaaaccaagattgaactctttggcctgaatgccaagtgtcacgtctggaggaaacctggcaccatccctacggtgaagcatggtggtggcagcttcatgctgtggggatgtttttcagcggcagggattctagtcaggattgagggaaagattaactGCACAAAGTATACAGATCCTTCATttaaaacctgctcaggacctcggactggggcaaaggttcaccttccaacaggacaactcgaagcacacagccaagacaacgcaggagtagctttggggaaagtctctgaatgtccttgagtggcccagccagagcctggttttaacctgatcgaacatttctggagagacctgaaaatatctgtgcagtgtcgctccccatccagcctgacagagcttgagaggatctgcagataagaatgggagaaactctccaaaatacaggtgtgccaagcctgtagcttcatatccaagaagactccgGGCTGTAATCCATGCCAAAGGTATTTcaactaagtaaagggtctgaatagttatgtatatctgatatttaagtttttgctttgtcattatggggtatttgtgtGTAGACTAGGGGGGgctgtttaatccattttagaataaggctaaacTAACAGAgtgaaaggtcaaggggtctgaattatttCCGAACGCGCTGTAAGTAATGTTTGATCAATAATACAATTTCTTTACCCACTCAGGACAAGAACCATAACTTGTATGAGTTAACTTGATGTTTAATAACAACCTTCACATTGATCCTGCATGATTTACATTTGACACAACAGACATTTCCCATGGGAGCAGTTTTGGAGTGTCTTACTAGCCACGttttctagctggtctgtctgaGCCTCAGTGTCTGTCTGCTCCCACCCAGGTGCTCTGAACCATGCAGCCAGTAAGAAGCTGGACTTGGAGGCCTGGTTCCCAGGGTCCGCAGCCTTCAGAGAGCTGGTCTCCTGCTCCAACTGTTTAGACTACCAGGCTCGTCGGCTGCGTATCCGCTACGGACAGACCAAAAAGATGATGGACAAGGTGAGAGTACCCAGTCTTTCCATAGAAAACCCTCCCATTATAAAATTGATAGTTCTAGATTTGCTTCCATAATCAAAAAGTCAAATTGAGTGGAATATTTGAACCAGTTCACATGACTCTTCCTGTGTTCTTTAGGCCGACTATGTGCATATGCTCAACGCGACCATGTGTGCCACCACACGTGTAATGTGTGCTATCCTGGAGACGTACCAGACAGAAGAAGGTATCATTATTCCAGAGGTACTCCGGAACTTCATGCCTCCAGGTGAGCCacggtgtttgtttgtttacagGTTTTGTGAAGGTTCGTGCAATACGTGTGCCATATGCATGGAGGGTAGTGAGAAGAAACAACCTTTCATGATTGCAGAGTACTTAAAAAGATATAGATTTGCTTCTATGTGTATTTGATGACTAGTATTGCCATGAAAGCAGTTTGTGTTTGTACTGAATGTGTACACTTTCATTCATATTCTATACATTGTCTTAGGTATGACAGAGATGCTGAAGTTTGTAAAGCCTGCCCCTATTGATGTGGAGATGTCCAAGAAGCAGAAGAAACAGCAGGATGGAGGGAAGAAGAAGCAGGGAAGTGGAGACCAGAACCAAGTGGAGAACATGTCTGTCCACGATTCCTAGACCCCATCATCATCCCCATTCTTACACTCCCTTCACTCTCACCACATCTGAAAATGGACTGCTCCATCCTATCACCAATGCATCTCATTGTGCTCTGGGTCTAGTGACCAGTCTGTCGCTCTCCTCTCCCAGAGATGAGGTTCAACCCCTTTTCTACTGTATGAACAGAATACATACTGAAAGGTTAATTATGAAAGGGAAAAGCCGAAGGTGTTGCTAGTTAGTGGGAAAGGGGCTGTTAACAGCTTTGGGGCAATAGTAATGTTAGGTCTGCTGCATGCCATTATCTTAACTGTAACATCCAAACAATATCAAGTCTGAACTCTGGAATTCTGTGAAATTTCGTTTGACGCTTATTATTGCAAAATGTTTTCAAAGTAAGGTGACGTGAACATTCAATCAACATCTTGAGTCtggcacagctgtgtgtgtgtgggtgggttgcTTTTAGTAATACAGTTGCTTAGAAGTTCTTAACTACATTTTAATTGTCTGAATGAATGTCACCATAAATCACACAACTGTCCTGTGTAAATTCAGAAGGGCTGGGGTCATGAGACATCTGAACTCTGTCTTGTTTGGGCTTTTTGTGACACACCGCTCTCTCAACTCAGGAGTTTTCCTACATTTGTTGCTTGAGGTCATTTGCTTCTCGTGCTTGTCAGGATAATACGATGTCTGTATGTACTTGCGTAAGACGAGGCGTTGATAAAGAGGCACCACTGTAACAATAAATAATATGAAAAGTGACTTGTGTATTTTTCCCAATGATATGAGATGTCAGTAACTGTTTGAGATGCTATCTGTATCAATTGTTCTGATAGCAATGACTGAACTGAAGGATATCAGCTGAAGAGCAATAAGGAAGAATTTAATTTTGGTTAGTCATTAACCCCACTAGACTTTACACCCAAAGCAAGCTCACCACCTGAAGTCCTATAACTACAATCGTGTGGATTGTTACTGAAAAAAGGTAAGACCACAAATTTACCACAGTTTTGAAATTGAGTTAAGGGGCCTTACACAGGTAATTTACACTCAGGCATCATGAGAACCAGTTGATTTAGTGGTGTAATATCCTGAAATGCTATACTTGAATCATTTGTTTTTCCAGGAGCACATCCCTGTCATAGCCGGATTCATTTTTTCAGTGTAAAGATGAGTGATGTCTCTGACGATGATAATGAGATCTGTTTCGCAGTTAAAGTAAGTGGAGACATCGAGACTGCATGAATAGTGTCATGTTAATCAATATATTTCCTAATATAATACATTAGGGACCGTATTGTTATGGCTTGGGGTGACAATTTGATTTTGTGAATGTTATTGCCCTCTGACGGTCTCTCTTGGTCTTAAGTTTCTGGGGCGTGTTGAGGTGGTCCGTTCTGAGGGCATGCAGGTCCTGAATGAGGCCATTCAGAGCCTGAAGGTAAATATCCATAACAGCTCTGTCCCAACCATTTCTCTGCTGAATATTAGACAGTTGACAAGGGGTGCGTTCAGCAGGACTCAATGTTTTGGCatgttcagatagaaatatgctACGTAGAACAATCATGCCTTTctgacattgtagaataaggaatCACTTTGGCTCTATTTGTAGCATTTCtatataaactcaacaaaaaaaagaaacatccctttttcaggaacctgtcaaagataattagtaaaaatccaaataactcatagctcttcattgtaaaggttttaaacactgtttcccattcttgttcaatgaaccatgaacaaataattaacatgcacctgtggaatggtcgttaagatagtttacagacggtagacaattgtgaaaacttaggacactaaagaggcctttctactgactacaaaaacaccaaaagaaagatgcccagggtccctgctcatctgtgtgaacatgccttaggcatgctgcaaggaggcattaggactgtagatgtggccagTGCAATacaattgcaatgtccatactgtgagacacctaagacagcgcaacagggagacaggacggacagttgattgtcctcgcagtggcagaccacgtgtaacaacacctgcacaggatcggtacatccaaacatcacacctgcgggacaggtacagtatggcaacacaactg
Above is a genomic segment from Oncorhynchus gorbuscha isolate QuinsamMale2020 ecotype Even-year linkage group LG10, OgorEven_v1.0, whole genome shotgun sequence containing:
- the LOC124046184 gene encoding serine--tRNA ligase, cytoplasmic-like is translated as MVLDLDQFRADKGGDPEVIRETQRKRFKDVSLVDKLVHADTEWRKCRFTADNLNKAKNLCSKTVGEKMKKKEPIGEDDSLPDDTQNLEALTADTLAPLTVTQIKKVRLLVDEAVQKSDSERVKLEEERFQYLREIGNLLHPSVPISNDEDADNKVERTWGDCTVQKKYSHVDLVVMIDGYDGEKGAIVAGSRGYFLKGPLVFLEQALINYALRMLHSKNYQMLYTPFFMRKEVMQEVAQLSQFDDELYKVIGKSSEKSEDTAIDEKYLIATSEQPIAAFLRDEWLKPEELPIRYAGLSTCFRQEVGSHGRDTRGIFRVHQFEKIEQFVFASPHDNKSWEMMDEMIETAEEFYQTLGIPYRIVNIVSGALNHAASKKLDLEAWFPGSAAFRELVSCSNCLDYQARRLRIRYGQTKKMMDKADYVHMLNATMCATTRVMCAILETYQTEEGIIIPEVLRNFMPPGMTEMLKFVKPAPIDVEMSKKQKKQQDGGKKKQGSGDQNQVENMSVHDS